One genomic region from Zalophus californianus isolate mZalCal1 chromosome 2, mZalCal1.pri.v2, whole genome shotgun sequence encodes:
- the LOC113925258 gene encoding thiosulfate:glutathione sulfurtransferase-like, whose product MAGVPTISLPELRSLLASSQARPIDVRSREEAAVGTIPGALNIRVSELESALQMEPAAFQALYSAEKQKLAQENLIFFCHMGRRGLQATQLAQGLGYTGARNFAGAYREWSQKEG is encoded by the coding sequence ATGGCTGGAGTGCCCACAATCTCGCTCCCTGAACTGCGTTCGCTCCTGGCCTCCAGCCAGGCCCGGCCCATCGATGTGAGATCTCGGGAGGAGGCGGCAGTGGGGACCATCCCGGGGGCGCTCAACATCCGGGTGTCCGAGCTGGAAAGTGCCCTGCAGATGGAGCCTGCTGCTTTCCAGGCTTTGTACTCTGCTGAGAAGCAGAAGCTGGCACAGGAGAACCTCATTTTCTTCTGTCACATGGGCAGGCGGGGCTTGCAGGCCACGCAGCTGGCCCAAGGCCTTGGATACACCGGGGCTCGCAACTTCGCAGGAGCCTACAGAGAATGGTCCCAGAAAGAAGGTTAG